Proteins from a single region of Flaviflexus salsibiostraticola:
- a CDS encoding DNA polymerase Y family protein — translation MLGTLRGALWVPDWPVAAAIASSLAAPEEAVAVCDSRVRAASPAARRKGVRRGDTRRRALSLVPDLTIIPRDDDRDSRVFAGVLDAIDDHVASTVILRPGLVTFGASAPARLAGGLDALAASLISSVASQAEESQVGYGCGLLTSVLAARESRHVPAEETASFLAPFPISAALTVAGTERVRREWDETIDVLSSLGITTIGQFSALEHSQIASRFGLAGTILWRLCHGADHAVIQTTAPAAEIAVRRHVEAIAHEEQAAFLAKELADELAEKLATRMLVCGQLAVQAQFADGGERSRTWSVDGVNSARDITDRVRWQISGWLDSRHAHPLGELIHLELTAADLAPAGTRQTTLWGDRQRGREQAQRSVLRIQGMLGDSAVQSVRLTGGRCPDAAAQFENWHAVQERAESDRPWVGAVPKPWPSVVFPNPPRVMLACHCGGGLYVDASIQLACVGCAEPRPAILVLAPMPGRSDSDRPDSSQAHAACYYSRPVRVWNYAGPWSISGRWWASDAYRRAYLQVGVEGPAALIYRSGTNWFLEGIYS, via the coding sequence ATGCTCGGCACGCTCCGGGGAGCCCTCTGGGTGCCCGATTGGCCGGTGGCGGCAGCCATCGCCTCCTCCCTGGCCGCGCCGGAGGAGGCCGTTGCGGTCTGTGACAGCCGCGTCCGGGCGGCGAGCCCCGCCGCACGACGGAAGGGGGTGCGACGGGGGGATACGCGCCGCAGGGCGCTCTCTCTCGTCCCGGACCTCACGATCATCCCCCGCGACGATGATCGGGACAGCAGAGTCTTCGCGGGGGTGCTGGATGCGATCGACGACCACGTCGCCTCCACTGTCATCCTCCGTCCGGGGCTCGTCACCTTCGGCGCCAGTGCGCCGGCCCGACTCGCGGGCGGGTTGGATGCTCTGGCGGCTTCCCTCATCTCCTCTGTCGCGAGCCAGGCAGAGGAATCTCAGGTCGGATACGGGTGTGGACTGTTGACCAGCGTGCTGGCCGCACGGGAGAGCAGGCACGTGCCCGCCGAGGAGACCGCCTCCTTCCTGGCACCCTTTCCCATATCCGCGGCGCTCACCGTGGCGGGGACTGAACGGGTCCGCAGGGAATGGGACGAGACGATCGACGTGCTCAGCTCACTCGGGATCACGACCATCGGCCAGTTCAGCGCCCTGGAGCATTCCCAGATCGCCTCCCGCTTCGGACTGGCCGGGACGATCCTGTGGCGGCTGTGCCATGGCGCTGACCACGCTGTCATCCAGACGACGGCGCCGGCCGCGGAGATCGCGGTGCGCAGGCACGTTGAGGCCATCGCGCACGAGGAGCAGGCCGCCTTCCTCGCGAAAGAGCTGGCCGATGAGCTGGCGGAGAAACTGGCGACCCGCATGCTCGTGTGCGGGCAGCTCGCTGTCCAGGCTCAGTTCGCGGACGGAGGGGAGCGCAGCCGCACCTGGTCCGTCGATGGGGTGAACAGCGCTCGCGATATCACCGACCGGGTGCGCTGGCAGATCTCCGGTTGGCTCGACAGTCGGCACGCCCACCCCCTCGGGGAGCTCATCCACCTTGAGCTGACGGCTGCCGATCTGGCGCCTGCGGGGACACGGCAGACCACTCTGTGGGGTGACCGGCAGCGGGGCAGGGAGCAGGCTCAGCGCAGCGTCCTACGGATTCAGGGCATGCTCGGCGATTCAGCCGTGCAGTCGGTGCGGCTGACCGGGGGCCGGTGCCCGGATGCCGCGGCACAGTTCGAGAACTGGCACGCGGTCCAGGAGAGGGCCGAGAGTGACCGCCCCTGGGTGGGGGCGGTGCCCAAACCGTGGCCCTCGGTTGTCTTCCCCAACCCGCCCCGGGTCATGCTGGCCTGTCACTGCGGGGGTGGCCTATACGTTGATGCGAGCATCCAGCTCGCCTGCGTCGGCTGCGCCGAGCCCCGACCGGCAATCCTCGTGCTTGCCCCGATGCCGGGCCGCTCTGACTCGGACCGGCCCGATTCCAGTCAGGCCCATGCCGCCTGCTACTACTCCCGTCCCGTGAGGGTCTGGAACTATGCGGGGCCGTGGAGCATCTCGGGGCGATGGTGGGCGTCCGATGCCTACCGCCGCGCCTACCTGCAGGTTGGGGTGGAGGGTCCCGCCGCCCTCATCTATCGCAGCGGCACCAACTGGTTCCTCGAGGGGATCTACAGCTGA
- a CDS encoding error-prone DNA polymerase has protein sequence MVGYAELHAHSAFSFLDGASLPEDLVSRAAELELSALALTDHDGLPGVVQLATAARTVGLPTVIGAELSLPLDGQVYAPKRAGDRDPDANHLVVLARGVEGYRRLSSAIGRAQLATGVKGSADYRLESLAEAAGGHWAILTGCRKGHVRRALATGGVEAARVQLDELAALFGRDNVIVELTDLGGPHDRERTSTLAALARDSGLRAVATGQVHYARPEERPLADTLAAIRSRTPLEELDAWLPASGAHLRSDGEMRAIHDRHEWAVDAAGELGEELAFDLQLVAPRLPPFPVPSGHTEASWLRELTYRGAERRYGPPGATPGAWKQIDHELATIETLGFPGYFLIVHELVDFCRRSGIFCQGRGSAANSAVCFALGITAVDAVRHKMLFERFLSPGRSGPPDIDIDIESGRREEVIQHVFERHGREHAAQVANVISYRPKMAIRDAGMALGFELGQVDAWSKSVERWGSLTSPAAGEEGLDSTDGIDPTVLSIAEQMLQLPRHLGIHSGGMVMCEGPVIDVCPVGWATAPGRTVLQWDKDDCAEAGLVKFDLLGLGMLTALRLAFTEIADYGAVDEEGRPYELHCVPAEDPAVYDLLCAADTVGVFQVESRAQMSTLPRLRPRVFYDIVVEVALIRPGPIQGNAVNPYIERRRGRQAVTYLHPLLKPALEKTLGVPLFQEQLMQIAVDAAGFSPEEADQLRKAIGSKRSHQRMEALHAKLVAGMAERGIEGETAEQIYDSLKAFADFGFPESHSFSFAYLVYASSWLKVHHPEAFYMGLLGAQPMGFYSPQSLVADARRHGVRTARPDINHSEVEASLERSTGRVPGEEAAPPVVEGNLVRPHPDRVLRLGLAAVKGLGEAADRIVAARRDGPFGTMADLARRCRLDERDLRILSEAGALTSIDVSRREGMWAAGPLGSEERLAHGWIQPTIPGTEVGVQAPALPEMTEAETIVADVVRTGISSVYPTVLVRDRLAGRGVLTVADILTAPLGTRLEVGGIVTHRQRPHTAKGTIFLSIEDETGLLNVVCSAGLWARHRDVARRSRALIVRGMVERADGTINFVADAFDHLPLALPVRSRDFR, from the coding sequence ATGGTCGGGTACGCGGAGCTCCACGCCCACTCGGCGTTCTCCTTCCTCGATGGAGCGTCCCTCCCGGAGGATCTCGTCTCTCGGGCGGCCGAGCTCGAACTGTCCGCACTCGCCCTCACCGACCATGACGGACTTCCGGGGGTTGTTCAGCTTGCGACAGCGGCTCGCACGGTCGGTCTGCCGACCGTCATCGGCGCCGAGCTCTCCCTGCCCCTCGACGGTCAGGTCTATGCGCCGAAACGGGCGGGCGACCGTGATCCCGATGCGAACCATCTCGTCGTGCTCGCCCGCGGCGTCGAAGGCTATCGACGGCTGTCCTCCGCCATCGGCCGCGCACAGCTCGCCACCGGCGTCAAGGGAAGCGCCGACTATCGGCTCGAGAGCCTCGCCGAGGCGGCAGGCGGTCACTGGGCGATCCTCACGGGTTGCCGGAAGGGTCACGTGCGCAGAGCGCTCGCAACCGGGGGAGTGGAGGCCGCACGGGTGCAGCTCGATGAGCTGGCGGCGCTCTTCGGCCGGGACAATGTCATTGTCGAGCTGACGGACCTGGGCGGTCCGCACGACCGGGAGCGCACCAGCACGCTCGCCGCCCTGGCGCGGGACAGTGGACTGCGGGCGGTCGCCACGGGCCAGGTCCACTACGCCCGCCCCGAGGAGCGTCCCCTGGCAGACACGCTCGCCGCGATCCGGTCGCGGACCCCGCTCGAGGAGCTGGATGCCTGGCTGCCGGCATCAGGGGCCCACCTGAGGTCGGATGGGGAGATGAGGGCGATCCATGACCGTCATGAGTGGGCGGTGGACGCCGCGGGGGAGCTCGGTGAGGAGCTGGCCTTCGACCTGCAGCTTGTCGCACCGCGCCTGCCGCCTTTTCCCGTCCCTTCAGGGCACACGGAGGCGTCCTGGCTGAGGGAGCTCACCTATCGGGGTGCGGAGAGACGCTATGGTCCGCCCGGGGCGACCCCGGGGGCGTGGAAGCAGATCGACCACGAACTCGCCACGATCGAGACCCTCGGATTCCCGGGCTATTTCCTCATCGTCCACGAGCTTGTCGACTTCTGCCGCCGCAGCGGCATCTTCTGTCAGGGCAGGGGCTCGGCCGCGAACTCGGCGGTCTGCTTCGCTCTCGGGATCACGGCCGTCGATGCCGTGCGGCACAAGATGCTGTTCGAGCGCTTCCTCTCCCCGGGGAGGAGCGGGCCGCCCGATATCGATATCGACATCGAGTCGGGCCGCCGCGAAGAGGTCATCCAGCACGTGTTTGAGCGCCATGGGCGTGAGCACGCCGCCCAGGTCGCGAACGTCATCAGCTACCGGCCGAAGATGGCGATCCGTGATGCGGGGATGGCACTCGGCTTCGAGCTCGGACAGGTCGATGCGTGGTCGAAGTCGGTTGAGCGGTGGGGGTCTCTCACCTCGCCCGCCGCGGGGGAGGAGGGGCTCGACTCGACTGACGGCATCGACCCGACGGTTCTGTCGATCGCGGAGCAGATGCTCCAGCTGCCCCGACATCTCGGCATCCATTCGGGCGGCATGGTCATGTGTGAGGGTCCTGTCATCGACGTCTGCCCCGTCGGTTGGGCGACCGCCCCGGGCCGGACCGTGCTCCAGTGGGATAAGGATGACTGCGCCGAGGCGGGGCTGGTCAAGTTCGACCTGCTCGGTCTCGGCATGCTGACCGCCCTGCGGCTGGCCTTCACCGAGATCGCGGACTACGGGGCGGTCGACGAGGAGGGCAGGCCCTACGAGCTCCATTGCGTGCCCGCGGAGGACCCTGCGGTCTACGACCTGCTGTGTGCCGCCGACACGGTGGGTGTCTTCCAGGTGGAGTCCCGCGCCCAGATGAGCACCCTGCCGCGGCTGCGACCGCGGGTCTTCTATGACATCGTCGTCGAGGTCGCCCTCATCCGCCCCGGCCCGATTCAGGGCAATGCCGTCAACCCCTACATTGAGCGGCGGAGGGGCCGGCAGGCAGTCACGTACCTGCATCCGCTCCTCAAGCCCGCCCTCGAGAAGACGCTGGGGGTGCCGCTCTTCCAAGAGCAGCTCATGCAGATTGCGGTGGATGCCGCCGGGTTCAGTCCCGAAGAGGCGGATCAGCTGCGCAAGGCCATCGGGTCGAAGCGATCCCATCAGCGCATGGAGGCGCTGCACGCCAAGCTTGTGGCCGGGATGGCGGAGCGGGGAATCGAGGGGGAGACCGCCGAGCAGATCTATGACAGCCTCAAAGCGTTCGCGGACTTCGGTTTCCCCGAGTCCCACTCGTTCTCCTTCGCCTACCTGGTCTATGCAAGCTCCTGGCTCAAAGTTCATCACCCCGAGGCGTTCTACATGGGCCTGCTCGGTGCTCAGCCGATGGGCTTCTACTCCCCGCAGTCGCTCGTGGCCGATGCCCGCAGGCACGGCGTGCGGACGGCACGCCCCGACATCAACCATTCCGAGGTGGAGGCGAGCCTTGAGCGGAGCACAGGTCGTGTCCCGGGTGAGGAGGCCGCCCCACCGGTGGTGGAGGGCAACCTTGTCCGTCCCCACCCGGATCGTGTGCTGCGGCTCGGGCTCGCCGCCGTCAAGGGCCTCGGCGAGGCCGCCGACCGTATCGTCGCAGCGCGGCGGGACGGGCCCTTCGGGACGATGGCCGATCTGGCGCGGCGCTGCCGACTGGATGAGCGGGACCTGAGGATCCTGTCCGAAGCGGGTGCGCTCACCTCGATCGATGTCAGCCGCCGGGAGGGAATGTGGGCGGCTGGGCCGCTCGGGAGTGAGGAGAGGCTGGCCCACGGCTGGATCCAGCCGACGATCCCCGGCACCGAGGTCGGCGTCCAGGCGCCGGCGCTGCCGGAGATGACGGAGGCGGAGACCATCGTCGCCGATGTTGTGCGGACCGGCATCTCCAGCGTCTACCCCACGGTCCTTGTCCGCGACAGGCTCGCCGGGCGCGGGGTCCTCACCGTGGCCGATATCCTCACAGCCCCGCTCGGCACCCGCCTCGAGGTCGGTGGGATCGTCACCCACCGGCAACGCCCCCACACCGCGAAGGGAACGATCTTCCTGTCGATCGAGGATGAGACGGGACTGCTCAACGTCGTGTGCTCGGCGGGTCTGTGGGCGCGCCACCGCGACGTCGCCAGGCGCTCTCGGGCCCTCATCGTCCGCGGCATGGTGGAGCGGGCCGACGGGACGATCAACTTCGTCGCCGATGCGTTCGACCATCTCCCCCTGGCCCTGCCGGTCAGGTCGCGCGACTTCCGCTGA
- a CDS encoding UTP--glucose-1-phosphate uridylyltransferase, which translates to MRQAGIGDLAIRVFQQNIEKVASGQSAYIRESDILPLTDIPQYEGGTTSPGAHSADSTPAITRTAVIKLNGGLGTSMGLHKAKSLLHVTPERTFLDLIVAQVLAVREAHDVSLPLLFMNSFHTENDTTEYLERFDSLRLDDLPLSFLQNRVPKLLRSDLSPVEHPNPDLEWCPPGHGDLYTALPESGLLSALLDRGFRYAIVSNSDNLGAFPDPDLAQWFADSGAPFAMEVCRREANDRKGGHLALRAADGQLILRELAQTSPEDLDRFQDIDRHSYFNTNTLWLDLEALAVELDRRGGYLGLPVIRNAKTVDPTDRTSAEVYQLETGMGTAIEIFDGAVAIEVERSRFLPVKTTNDLLLIRSDVYEVADTGIITRNVSEAPTIHLDPEHFAHIDQFETRAQHVPSLIEASSLTVTGEYTFPEGLVIRGDATLP; encoded by the coding sequence ATGCGGCAGGCGGGCATCGGAGACCTCGCCATCCGCGTCTTCCAGCAGAACATCGAAAAAGTGGCGAGCGGCCAATCCGCCTACATCCGCGAGTCCGACATCCTCCCACTCACCGACATCCCACAATACGAGGGCGGCACCACCTCGCCAGGCGCGCATTCTGCGGATTCGACTCCAGCCATCACCCGAACCGCCGTCATCAAGCTCAACGGCGGCCTCGGCACCTCCATGGGACTGCACAAGGCGAAATCACTTCTCCACGTGACACCGGAGCGGACCTTCCTCGACCTCATCGTCGCCCAGGTTCTCGCGGTCCGTGAGGCGCATGATGTATCGCTTCCCCTCCTCTTCATGAACTCCTTCCACACCGAGAACGACACGACTGAGTACCTCGAACGTTTCGACTCCCTCAGGCTTGACGACCTGCCGCTCAGCTTCCTGCAGAACCGGGTGCCCAAACTCCTCCGAAGCGACCTCTCGCCCGTTGAGCACCCCAATCCCGACCTCGAGTGGTGCCCGCCGGGACACGGCGACCTCTACACGGCGCTGCCCGAATCGGGTCTCCTGTCAGCGCTGCTCGACCGAGGCTTCCGTTACGCGATCGTCTCCAACTCCGACAACCTCGGAGCATTTCCCGATCCCGACCTCGCACAGTGGTTTGCCGACAGCGGCGCGCCGTTCGCGATGGAGGTATGCCGACGTGAGGCGAATGACCGCAAGGGCGGACACCTCGCCCTGCGCGCCGCAGACGGCCAGCTCATCCTCCGCGAACTGGCCCAAACCTCGCCAGAGGATCTCGACCGGTTCCAGGACATCGACCGCCACTCGTACTTCAACACCAACACTCTATGGCTCGACCTCGAGGCGCTCGCGGTCGAGCTCGACAGGCGCGGCGGCTACCTGGGACTGCCCGTCATCCGCAACGCGAAGACCGTCGACCCGACCGACAGGACCTCGGCGGAGGTCTACCAGCTGGAGACGGGAATGGGGACAGCGATTGAGATCTTTGATGGCGCAGTGGCCATCGAGGTCGAACGGTCTCGGTTCCTTCCCGTCAAGACGACGAACGATCTTCTCCTCATCCGCTCTGACGTCTACGAGGTGGCAGACACGGGCATCATCACGAGGAACGTGAGTGAAGCGCCGACGATCCACCTGGATCCGGAGCACTTCGCCCACATTGATCAGTTCGAGACCCGTGCCCAGCACGTGCCATCACTCATCGAGGCGAGTAGCCTGACCGTCACGGGGGAGTACACGTTCCCGGAAGGGCTTGTCATCCGGGGTGACGCCACCCTGCCCTAG
- a CDS encoding GNAT family N-acetyltransferase, with translation MEPVSLTTDRLHLVAPTMALAEDIARICTDPEIQRWTTVPSGYGIEDAEHFLASVPERWAKDCPIWAIYADDLFVGLVDLFLPVGQNLRTEVGFWASPEARGSGYMTEAVRAVCEFAFDRGCIAVGWACLVEGTDVNWASTRVAWRNGFVFEGVQRAATFDKGQVRDHLRATLRAGDAMEPAVSWFGPSPGRRAVWNPRDPESLVREFHETYAMPIADDGPNVDRERIHMRMALIAEEFHELVSAVYGNTAGEIVEGAYATAVKADDGSRDTVETADALADLIYVIYGMALETGIPLADVLREVQAANLSKLGEDGKPIYREDGKVMKGPDYFRPRVDRVLGFDID, from the coding sequence ATGGAACCAGTCTCCCTCACCACCGACCGACTTCACCTCGTCGCGCCCACCATGGCGCTGGCCGAGGACATCGCCCGAATCTGCACGGACCCCGAGATCCAGCGCTGGACCACTGTACCGAGTGGATACGGAATCGAGGACGCAGAGCACTTCCTCGCATCCGTCCCTGAGCGGTGGGCGAAGGACTGCCCGATATGGGCGATCTACGCCGATGACCTGTTCGTCGGTCTTGTCGATCTCTTCCTCCCCGTGGGGCAGAATCTCCGAACCGAGGTCGGCTTCTGGGCGAGTCCGGAGGCGCGTGGCAGCGGCTACATGACGGAGGCTGTTCGAGCAGTCTGCGAATTCGCCTTCGATCGTGGCTGCATCGCCGTCGGCTGGGCCTGCCTCGTTGAGGGCACGGACGTGAACTGGGCGAGCACCCGCGTGGCGTGGCGAAACGGCTTCGTCTTCGAAGGCGTACAGCGGGCCGCCACGTTCGATAAGGGGCAGGTGCGAGATCACCTGCGAGCCACGCTGCGTGCCGGGGACGCGATGGAGCCTGCAGTCTCCTGGTTCGGGCCCTCGCCGGGACGCAGAGCCGTCTGGAACCCGCGAGATCCCGAGTCTCTCGTGCGCGAATTCCACGAGACCTACGCGATGCCGATCGCAGACGACGGTCCGAATGTCGACCGGGAGCGGATCCACATGCGGATGGCGCTCATCGCCGAGGAGTTCCATGAGCTTGTCTCCGCCGTCTACGGGAACACCGCGGGCGAGATCGTCGAAGGAGCATATGCGACGGCGGTGAAAGCAGATGATGGCTCCCGCGACACCGTCGAGACGGCGGATGCGCTGGCGGATCTCATCTACGTCATCTATGGCATGGCGCTCGAGACCGGCATCCCGCTTGCCGATGTGCTGCGCGAGGTCCAGGCCGCCAACCTGTCGAAGCTCGGTGAGGACGGCAAGCCGATCTATCGGGAGGACGGCAAGGTCATGAAGGGCCCCGACTATTTCCGCCCCAGGGTCGATCGTGTTCTCGGATTCGACATCGACTGA
- a CDS encoding IS1249 family transposase, which translates to MNTPYCRPCEQAMTRYGKTSTGRQRYRCAGCRTSRVAAIDTSAKDFALFLSFLFSRQRQRDLPGAGRTFRRRTARFWQLWPTPEVVDEVHRVIYVDGIHLGRSAVILIASTDTHVVGWYLARSEHSQAWGALLARIAPPQVVVTDGGSGFAKARRAHWPTTKVQRCTFHAFSQVRRQTTTRPRTQAGVELYGLARALLHVRDNTGAAAWLAAYTQWRATWEAFLAERTRLATGQVVLTHQRLVTARSALDTLIRTKTLFTYVDPANFPVDAYLHMPLPATNNRIEGGINTQLRALLRDHRGMSLDRRIKAIMWWCYMHTEYPASPARILRTMPTDTQIQAYYRAAASRGEHARDIGLPGIGTAAVWNELHHSTSYITTWD; encoded by the coding sequence GTGAACACTCCTTATTGCCGCCCGTGCGAGCAGGCGATGACACGCTATGGAAAGACCAGTACGGGACGTCAGCGCTACCGCTGTGCCGGGTGCAGGACGAGTCGCGTAGCGGCGATCGACACCTCCGCGAAAGACTTCGCCCTGTTCTTGTCCTTTCTGTTTTCCCGCCAGCGCCAGCGAGACCTGCCCGGGGCGGGACGGACCTTCCGTCGGCGCACCGCACGGTTCTGGCAGCTGTGGCCCACCCCCGAGGTGGTCGACGAGGTCCACCGGGTGATCTACGTCGATGGGATCCACCTCGGACGCAGCGCCGTGATCCTGATCGCCTCCACCGACACCCATGTCGTGGGCTGGTACCTCGCACGCAGTGAACACAGCCAGGCCTGGGGTGCGCTGCTGGCCCGGATCGCACCGCCACAGGTAGTGGTCACCGATGGTGGATCAGGCTTTGCCAAAGCCCGCCGGGCGCACTGGCCCACCACGAAGGTCCAGCGCTGTACGTTCCATGCTTTCAGCCAGGTGCGTCGCCAGACCACGACCCGGCCCCGCACTCAGGCCGGAGTGGAACTCTACGGCCTGGCTAGAGCGCTGCTCCACGTCCGCGATAACACCGGGGCCGCGGCATGGCTGGCCGCTTACACCCAATGGCGCGCCACATGGGAGGCCTTCCTGGCTGAGCGCACTCGACTCGCCACGGGGCAGGTCGTACTCACTCACCAGCGTCTGGTCACGGCCCGCTCAGCCCTCGATACGCTGATCCGGACCAAGACCTTGTTCACCTACGTCGATCCCGCCAACTTCCCGGTCGACGCCTACCTGCACATGCCACTGCCAGCGACGAATAACCGGATCGAGGGTGGGATCAACACTCAACTGCGGGCCCTGCTACGCGATCACCGCGGGATGAGCCTGGACAGGCGGATCAAAGCGATCATGTGGTGGTGCTACATGCACACTGAATACCCTGCCAGTCCCGCACGCATCCTCAGGACCATGCCCACCGACACCCAGATCCAGGCCTACTACCGAGCTGCGGCCAGCCGCGGCGAACACGCCCGGGACATCGGCCTGCCGGGCATCGGCACCGCAGCCGTCTGGAACGAGCTGCACCACTCGACCAGCTACATCACAACCTGGGACTGA
- a CDS encoding tyrosine-type recombinase/integrase, translated as MTIKKPSAPEQGDGSEKKQRRSRSRQPGSIQEYQTDKGKRWRFQIYVLKDPEYPEMGSRRLTRSGFTSTDEANDALQEALKRRKQNEKFGNKVPTLGAYADEWVAGLKLAASTIKGYKKIIRNHIRPQLGTIRLDKLTATRIARHYRDLEDHGRNDEYGKGKPLSANSVHKVHVVLGAILDAAIDDGHLTVNPAKKKRTVKAPTTSEVRAQKPEIVTWSADQLALFLTWNEKELKDELFPMWRLIAYTGMRRSEALALKWSDINTRNQRVSIRRAVDTDDWTKTKPPKTGNARVIDVDVETLKVLASYKVARAEVSFELAKADAYVFGDDDGKVRSPDAMTSRWDRRMNWLTKKYDTMHRVTIKGLRHTHATLLLELGEHPKVVQERLGHSTITTTMNIYSHVTPTMQRSAVTRFAAHLGNA; from the coding sequence ATGACCATCAAGAAGCCGTCCGCGCCGGAGCAGGGCGACGGGAGTGAGAAGAAGCAGCGTCGATCTCGTTCCCGGCAGCCCGGCTCAATCCAGGAGTACCAGACGGACAAGGGTAAGCGGTGGCGGTTCCAGATCTACGTGCTCAAAGACCCCGAGTATCCCGAGATGGGATCGCGCCGTCTCACCCGTTCCGGGTTCACCAGCACCGACGAGGCGAACGATGCTTTGCAGGAGGCGTTGAAGCGGCGCAAGCAGAACGAGAAGTTCGGCAACAAGGTGCCCACCCTGGGCGCGTACGCGGATGAGTGGGTGGCAGGGTTGAAGCTCGCGGCGTCCACGATCAAGGGGTACAAGAAGATCATCCGTAACCACATTCGCCCGCAGCTCGGCACGATTCGGCTCGACAAGCTCACCGCCACGAGGATCGCCCGCCACTACCGCGACCTCGAAGACCACGGCCGCAACGACGAATACGGCAAGGGCAAGCCCTTGTCGGCCAACTCGGTCCACAAGGTGCATGTCGTGCTCGGCGCGATCCTCGACGCCGCAATCGACGACGGACACCTAACAGTGAACCCGGCAAAGAAGAAGCGCACCGTCAAGGCCCCGACGACGAGCGAGGTACGGGCGCAGAAACCCGAGATCGTCACCTGGAGCGCCGACCAGCTCGCCCTGTTCCTCACCTGGAACGAGAAAGAACTGAAAGACGAGCTGTTCCCCATGTGGCGACTCATCGCCTACACCGGTATGCGCAGGTCGGAAGCGCTCGCGCTGAAATGGTCGGACATCAACACCAGGAACCAGCGGGTCAGTATCCGCCGTGCAGTCGACACCGACGACTGGACGAAGACGAAGCCCCCGAAGACCGGCAACGCCCGCGTCATCGACGTGGACGTCGAGACCTTGAAGGTGCTCGCCTCCTACAAGGTCGCCCGCGCCGAGGTCTCGTTCGAGCTGGCCAAGGCCGATGCCTACGTGTTCGGGGACGACGACGGGAAGGTGCGCTCACCCGACGCGATGACGAGCCGCTGGGATCGCCGCATGAACTGGCTCACCAAGAAGTACGACACCATGCACCGGGTCACGATCAAGGGGCTGCGTCACACCCACGCGACCCTGCTGCTCGAACTCGGGGAGCACCCCAAGGTCGTCCAGGAGCGTTTGGGGCACTCAACGATCACCACGACGATGAACATCTACTCCCATGTCACCCCGACCATGCAGCGGTCGGCCGTGACCCGCTTCGCCGCCCACCTCGGCAACGCTTAG
- a CDS encoding DsbA family protein, whose protein sequence is MGRACGPRRRSRRRGCASPCRSPGVRRGKFEEMYRKLFESQPEWAEQQDSQADKIRGYAEELGLDMQAYDQAVADPATQQRVEEDHNTGLSLGVQGTPTFFLNGELLQPQSVTDITDALDAAIAESEG, encoded by the coding sequence ATGGGGAGAGCTTGCGGCCCGCGGCGGCGATCCCGTCGGAGAGGGTGCGCAAGTCCATGCCGATCGCCTGGCGTGCGGCGCGGGAAGTTCGAGGAGATGTACCGCAAACTCTTCGAGTCCCAGCCCGAGTGGGCGGAGCAGCAGGACTCCCAGGCCGACAAGATTCGCGGCTACGCCGAAGAGCTCGGGCTCGATATGCAGGCCTACGACCAGGCCGTCGCCGACCCCGCGACTCAGCAGCGGGTCGAGGAAGATCACAACACCGGCCTCTCGCTCGGCGTGCAGGGCACCCCCACTTTCTTCCTCAACGGCGAATTGCTCCAACCCCAGTCGGTCACCGACATCACCGACGCACTCGACGCGGCGATCGCGGAAAGCGAGGGATAG